The nucleotide sequence CAGATAGTTTGATCTTTAATACAGAAAAACAGCTGAAGGAATTTGGAGACAAACTTCCAGCGGATAAGAAAGGTCCGATCGAAGCAGCTCTTGCCAAGTTAAAAGAAGCTCACAAAGCCCAAGATATTGCAGCAATTGATACTGCTACAACTGAATTAAACAACGTGTTTCAAGCTGCTAGCCAGGAAATGTATAATGCCCAAAATGCTCAGCAAGGCGGTGCACAAGCGGGTCCTGATTTTGGACAACAAGCAGGTGGCAATACTGACAACAAGCAAGATGGCGGTGTAACTGATGTTGACTTTGAAGAAGTTAAGTAACCAACATAAATAAGAAGAAAAGCGTCTCAGGTAATTATCCTTGAGACGCTTTTTTATTTTATAGTACGTATATAGTTATTCATTTTTCAAATTTATTGTAAAGTCATCGGCATCTTTCCAAGCTGGGAACTTAGAACGTAGTTCTGAAATTTCATCCATAGAAAGCGATACGGTACGGGTTACTTCTTCCCTTTTACCAGCGTCGGCCAGCTTCTTTCCTTTAGGTGATATTATCAATGAATCTCCGCGGTAAGTAAACCCTTTTCCGTCGATACCAACACGGTTAACACCACAAACATACGACATATTCTCTATTGCACGTGCTTGAAGCAATATCTTCCAGACCTTCTTTCGCGCTTCCGGCCAGTTTGCACAATAGATCAACAAATCGTATTCATTGTTTACATTGCGGCTCCAAACCGGAAAACGCAAATCATAACACACCAAAAGACAAATGTTCCAACCCCGGTAAGAAACGACTAAACGCTTATCTCCGGCAGTAAAATACTGGTCTTCGTCTCCCATCTGAAAGAGATGTCTTTTATCATAAAACAAGGAATCGCCTTCGGGGGTAATAAAAAAAGCTCGATTATAATATTTACCATTGTCTTTAGCGATAAAACTACCAGCAACTGCCATTTTGTAATCTGCAGCCCACTTTTTGATTGTATTTACCGTTATTCCATCCGCCTCATCAGCAAGAGGCTCAACATTCATTGTAAATCCCGTAGAAAAAGTTTCAGGCAGAACAGCCAGGTCGGTTTTTCCGCTTATCCGTCTGAGTAGTTCACCGTAATAACCAAGGTTTTCGTTTCTGTCTTCCCAAATAATATGAGATTGGACCATGCTTACGCGTAAATTTTCAGCCATATCAGAAATATTTAAATTTAAGGTTAACAAGTAAACGTAATTTATTTCTCTACAAAGTTTTCCGCATTACGGCCTTGAACTCCACGATAATAACTACGAATGGTTTCAATATCTTCTTCTGTATTACCTGTCGGATAAAAAACAGCCTTTACACCGGCTTCCTTTTTTTTATAATCCAAGTAAGCTAAAACAATAGGGACATTTGCTTTATGAGCAATATAATAAAAACCTTTTTTCCATTCAGTTACTTTTTTTCTAGTACCTTCGGGAGTAATACCAAGATGGAATGAATCCCTTTTAGCAAACTCTTCAACCATCTGGTCGGTTACAGAAGTTCGTTTATTGCGATCTACCGGTACACCGCCAAGCCATCCAAAAAACAAGTTAAACGGGAAAAAAAACCATTCCTTCTTAATTAGAAACCCTGCATCACGGTCAAGCGCCGAATAAAACAGTTTTCCAATTACAAAGTCCCAGTTACTTGTGTGAGGAGCCACACACACAACACACTTTGGAACATCTTCTCCTATTGGCCCCAACTTCCATCCTGCTAAACGAAGCAGAAATTTACTTAGCGCTACTCTCATCAGCTTGTTTGCTCAATTCTCCGATTTCTTTTGCAATAGCATTAATTTCAATCTGCAAATCAGCCAGTAATTTTGAAAAATACTCTTTTACGCGTTTCTTATTCTCTTTTCCATCCGGGCAATTTGCTCGTCTTATAAATTCATCCTGCATATCCAGGATTCTTGTCATAAGGACATCTGTTTTTTCCAAATCTACTCCTGGAATAAACAACTTACAAACCAATGCTTCTGTAAATAAATCACCGGCTATATAACCAATGTTCTTTTTTAACGTTCTTCTGCTAGCCATTTAATTAAAGCTTTAAAAATGATAAATATCAATTATTAGTACACAAAGCTACAAAAACCTTGTTAATAATAATTCAATAAGGGGACAAAATCTCAAATTAGATTATCTTTGCATCTGAAATATAACAGATTATAATCAATCTTATATGAGTACACCTATAACTACGCCAACTTATTTATTTGAAAGCAGCTGGGAAGTCTGCAATAAGGTAGGCGGAATATACACCGTATTGTCCACCAAAGCATATAGTCTCAAAAAAATCTTCAACGATAATGCTATTTTTATCGGACCAGACTTATGGTCCGAAGAATCTGCCGCAGATTTTATTAAAGATGATCTCCTTTTTGCAGAATGGAAACAGCACGCGGAAACTACAGACCAGTTAAATATTAAAGTTGGCAGATGGGATGTTCCAGGAAATCCACCTGTTATTTTGGTCGATTTCAAGCCTTTCTATAAAGACAAGGATAAACTATTCTACTCTCTTTGGGAATCATACAAAGTAAATTCGATTAACGCTTACGGCGATTACGATGAATCCTGTATATTTGCCTATTCGGTTGGAAAAGTAATCGAAAGCTTCTACCACTATTTTAAGCTGAGTAATCAACCTGTAGTCGCTCAATTTAATGAGTGGATGCTTGGAATGGGCGCGCTATATATACAAAAACAACTTCCTGCTGTTGCTACGATTTTTACAACACACGCAACTTCAATCGGGAGGTCTATTGCCGGCAACAATAAGGCTCTCTATGCCTATATGGATGGGTACAATGGAGATCAGATGGCTTACGAGCTAAACATGGAAGCCAAGCACTCTCTGGAAAAACAAGCAGCCATTCATTCTGATTGTTTTACAACAGTTAGTGACATTACGGCTTATGAATGCAAAAAACTACTTCAGAAGGAACCTGATGTAGTTACTCCAAATGGTTTTGAACTTAATTTCGTTCCTGAAGGTGATGATTACGTAAACAAAAGAAAGGAAGCCCGTTCAAAGCTAATACGTGTAGCTGAAAAATTGTTTGGAAGTCCTGTATCAGAAAATGCCATCTTAATCTCAACAAGTGGCAGATATGAATACAGAAACAAAGGTATTGATATATTTATCGATGCAATGAGTCATATACGCACTTCGGGTGAACTACAACGGGAAATGATTGCATTTATAATGGTTCCGGCCAATGTTTACGACGCACGTGCTGATTTAAAAGAAATACTGGCGCAAGACTATGAAACCAAAGCTCCGCTACAGACACCATTCATCACTCATTGGCTTTACGATATGGAACACGACAAGATCGTAAATCACATTCGTCAGGCTGGCTTTACAAATGCAGCATCCGATAAAATTAAAATTGTATATGTTCCTTGTTATCTTTCTGGTAACGATGGTATATTTAACACAGCCTACTATGATTTGCTCATTGGAATGGATGCCACGATTTACCCTTCATATTACGAACCTTGGGGATATACACCAATGGAAAGCATAGCATTCGGGATTCCAACCATTACGACAAACCTTGCTGGCTTTGGTTTATGGGCAAAGCACTTTGAGTCTGGCAACGATCTGAACGAAGGGGTTCAAGTTATCGAACGGACTGATTTTAATTATTTTGAAGTTGCTGATAGCATAGCAGCCTCTATCCTCTCGCTCTCACATAAAGACAAGAAAGAAAGAAATGAAATTCACAAGCACTGCTTTGACTTATCCAAAGAAGCAACGTGGAACAAATTCATTCTTTATTATGAGAAAGCATTTGATAAATCTCTTGTGAATGCAAACAAAAGAATTGTTAAACATTAGTGAGTATTTAACAGAGAATCTTATCTTTGCGACAGATTCGTGTAAAATTTACTTCGATTTTATAGTCATATTTTCTTGATAAACTAAAAATATTCTCAATAATGAAAATCAAAGCGAACAATGCAAATTCACCCGTTTGGAAAGATGTGCATTCACATACGGTGCTACCTGAGAAGCTTGAACCTCTTCGCGAAATAGCATACAATCTTTGGTGGGTTTGGAATTATGAGGCAACAAGACTTTTTAATAAAATAGACAGCGACCTTTGGAAAAAAACCGAAGGGAATCCAGTACTCTTTCTGCAAAGTATTTCTTACAGACGAATGGAAGAAATTATGGCAGATCAGGAATTTCTGGATGAGCTAAAAAATGTACATGATTTATTAAAGACCTATTTGAATGAAAAGCCAAATCCCATCCATCCATCTGTCGCCTATTTCAGTATGGAATATGGATTGGCAAACGTCCTTAAAATTTATTCCGGTGGTTTAGGCGTCTTGGCCGGCGATTATCTAAAAGAAGCCAGTGACAGCAATATAGATATGGCTGCAGTTGGTTTCTTGTATCGTTACGGTTACTTCACGCAGACACTTTCCATGGAGGGGCAGCAGATAGCCAATTACGAAGCTCAGGACTTTAATCACTTGCCAATCGCTCAGGTTAACGATAGCGATGGAAGTCCTCTCATTATCGAAGTACCTTTTCCAGGCCGTTTGGTCTATGCCCAGGTTTGGAAGGTTAGTGTTGGTCGTGTTCCTTTATATCTAATGGATACAGACATCAACCAAAATAGCGAATGGGATCGATCCATTACACATCAACTGTATGGAGGTGATTGGGAAAACAGAATGAAACAAGAATATCTTCTTGGCGTCGGGGGCATAATGATGCTTAATAAGCTTGGCATTAAAAAGCAGATATACCATTGCAACGAAGGACATGCCGCGCTTATTAATGCTCAACGGCTTGTTGACTATATAGAAAATGACAAACTCACTTTTGACCAGGCGCTTGAAGTAGTAAGAGCCTCTTCTCTTTATACTGTACACACACCGGTTCCTGCCGGTCACGACTATTTTGAGGAAGATTTATTTGGTCGTTACATGGGCGAATTTCCTGCTAAATTAGGGATTACCTGGCAGGAGTTTATTGATATGGGACGCGAAAATCCAGGCACGCACGAGAAATTTTCGATGAGCGTTTTTGCTCTTAATACCTGTCAGGAAGCTAATGGTGTTAGCTGGTTGCATGGAAAAGTCTCACAAAAAATGTTTGCGCCGATATGGAAAGGATATTTTCCTGACGAATTACATGTTAGCTGGGTGACCAATGGAGTTCATATGCCAACATGGGCTACTTCAGAATGGAAACAATTTTATGCAAAAACTTTTGATAAAAATTTCTTTAAAGATCAGTCTAATAAGTCTATCTGGAATGCAATTAATAAAGTCCCGGACGAAGATATCTGGAGCATCCGCAAGACTCTTAAAAACAAATTGGTTGATTATATCCGCGTTCAGTTTAAAGAAAACTGGCTAAAAAATCAGGGTGATCCATCTCAAGTCGTTTCGATTCTCGACAAAATTAATCCAAATGCACTTCTTATTGGCTTTGGTCGTCGTTTTGCCACTTACAAACGAGCCCACCTGTTGTTTACTGATTTGGATAGATTGTCTAAGATTCTTAACAATCAAGAACATCCGATTCAGTTTATTTATACTGGAAAAGCACACCCGGCTGATGGTGGAGGACAAGGACTGATTAAACATATTGTTGAAATATCTCGCCGTCCCGAATTTCTTGGAAAAATTATTTTCCTCGAAAATTACGATATGCGTCTGGCCCGTCGCTTGATATCCGGAGTAGATGTATGGCTAAACACCCCTACCCGTCCGTTGGAAGCTTCTGGTACTTCAGGAGAAAAGGCCGAAATGAATGGTGTTCTGAATTTCTCTGTTCTCGATGGCTGGTGGTACGAAGGGTACAAAGAAGGAGCCGGTTGGGCGCTTACAGACAAGCGAACATACGAAAACCAGCAATATCAGGATCAGTTGGATGCTGCAACAATTTACAGTATACTTGAAAACGAAATTATACCAACTTACTATGCAAAAAACAGTAAGGGATATTCGCCCGAATGGATTCAATATATAAAGAACTCCATCTCTCAGATAGCTCCGGACTATACGATGAAGCGAATGCTGGATGATTATATTGAACGATTCTATAATAAACTTGCCACACGCTCGGCCAATTTGCATGCAAACAACTTTGAAAAGGCAAAAGAAATAGCCGCATGGAAAGAAGAAGTAGATGCACATTGGGATAGCTTTGTTGTGGATTCCATATCTTATGGTGAAGAATTACGCTCTTCAGGTCCGGTTCTCGGTCATGAACTAAGTATTAATGTTGTTTTAGACAGAAAAGATCTGAAAGGAATGTTAGGCATCGAACTTGTTGTAGCAAGAGAAAAAAAGGATACAAATGAAATCTCTTTTGTCAAAGCCTACAATTTCATGCTCACTAAAGAAGAAGGCTCCAAACTTTATTTTGAGCTTAAAATAGTGCCAAGTATTGCAGGATCTGTTAAGCTGGGATTAAGGGCATTCCCTGTTAACAAAGACCTTCCTCATCGGATGGATTTTGCTTATGTTCGCTGGATACAACTCTAAGTATACTTTATAAAAATAAGAAAGCCCGATCGTTTGATCGGGCTTTCTTATTTTTATATTGATATTAATCAGAATGCATAAGAAATTCCAAGAGATGAATTAAAGGCATTTACCTCATAATGCCCTCCAAATGTTTTAGTTAAATCTTTCGGATCGTATGGATAAGAGCCATCACGACCAAATCCGGTAACATACGCAAATGCCATATCGATCGACAACCTTTGAAGCGGACGAAAGCTCAAACCTGTTGTAAGTCCAAACTTATTCATACTAGGAGTTTCAGGATTAAGAAATTCACTTGGTACAGGAGACTCATCATAATAGGCCCCTAAACGAAGATCTAAACGGTTGGTTGCAGCAAACTGACCTCCTAAGCGATAAATGCAGGTGTTTTCATACATTTTAGGGGCATTGATACTATATCCGTCTAATACCTCCTGAGAGAACTGCACATTCAACTTATCGTAGGCACTCCATCCTACAAACTGAACTTCACCTGTAAGAAGTAAACGATCGGTTGGTTTATAACTAACAGCAACATTCAAATTAGAAGGCAATGGAAGTTCCGCAGTAAAAGTCCCTCTGTCGAGAGGAGGAACACCAATCTTTTTATCAGCTGGCAGATATGTATTCGCAACTGTTAAAATCTGATTTAGAGCGGCCTCATTCGCATAATTCATCGTTGCATGCCCTTCGGGAACCTTCATAGTTACTTTCGAACGGTAAGAAACCCCTAAAGTAATTTTATCAGAAACATCATACATTGCTCCTACATTATACCCAATTTTAACTCCGGCATCTCCAGCTAATGTAGCTGAGGCGGCATCAATATCTTTTAAAAGATCCAATCCATCTTTAATTAGTGGTGCAAAGGGAGTCTGACGAAGTGCTTCCAGTCCTCCGGCAGGAATCAGTGCACGGCTAAGCGAAAAATCACCATACATAACCATCAATCCAGCCCCAAAGCTTAAACGATCAAATGGACGATAAGAAACAGTCGGTTGAATCGAGAACGACTTTAATGAGATGTCTTGTACTAAACGAGAACCAGCCCAATTGACTCCCCAATTAATAGAACTACCGTAAGGAGTAGTAACACTTACGCCAGCAGCCAAATTATCATAAATCTTAAAGCCTGCATATAAATATAAAGGCGTTCCAATTGGATTGTCCGTCTTATGTTTATAATCTCCACTCGTGCTTTTATACTTCATACTTCCAAATATAGCACTGGCTCCGGCTGACAAGCTTATATTTTCTTTCATAAAACTTAATCCGGCAGGATTGAAATGCATACTCTCAGCACCAAGTTTCAAAGAAGCTCCTGCATGTCCCATACCAGCCTGCTTTGAACTCTGCAAATTGACCTGATAGCCCTCGGCCGAAGCATTAAATACAATTACAAGAAACAAACTTGCTAAAACGATGATTCTCTTCATAAACACTATTTTAATTTTTACCTGATTTGCTTGATTTTCAAGACAAATGAGGGGCAAAGATATATACTTTTTTAATATATTACACATTTTGACATAAAATGTGCAGCACAAAACATTCAATTCTGTGCAAACAACCTTAGTAAACAGCCAAACTATTTTTGCATTTAAAGCAAATTCTTCGATAATTTATGAAGAAAACATGTTTCATTTTTTATTACAATTCAATTCTTTTGGTTGAGAAAAAGATAGTTTGTATTTTTGTATCCGAAGGGATTTTCTTCCGTGTACTTGCAATACCACGTAAAAAACAAGGAACAACTTATATAATTTTCCTAACGGAATTTCAAAGTATATACAGAACTCTCCCCTCCTATTTATTAACTGTAAAAGAAACAAGTATGAAAAAAGAAGCCGCAATGGTTTGTTTTTCAGGGGGACAAGATTCCACAACATGCCTTTTCTGGGCTAAAAAACATTTTAAGCATGTAGAATCAGTATGTTTTACGTATGGACAAAAACATTCTGCTGAAACTATGGTTGCGCATAGCATAGCCGATAATGCCGGAATTCCGTTTCAACTTCTGGATGTATCTTTATTAGGACAGCTTTCCAGCAACTCATTAACAGACAGTTCTATCGAAATGGATACAGAAAAGCCCTCCGATAGCTACCCAAATACATTTGTGCCAGGTAGAAACATGGTATTCCTTACATTGGCAGCCATCCTTGCCAGAAGCAAGGGAATCTTTAATCTTGTTACCGGCGTTTCGGAGGCTGACTTTAGTGGATATCCTGACTGTAGAGATACCTTTATCCGATCACTTAATGTAACTCTTAATCTGGCCATGGATGAACAATTTATTATTCACACACCGCTGATGGATAAAAATAAAAGTGAGGTATGGGAAATGGCAGACAAGCTGGAGGTATTTGATCTGATAAGAAATCAGACGCTAACATGCTATAATGGCATTCTTGCCGACGGGTGCGGTCATTGTCCGGCCTGTAAATTAAGAAAAGAAGGATTAGAAAACTATTTAAAACGTAAAAATAACTAGAATGAACGAGCAAGAATTAAGCTTACTAGGAGGCAAAACCGTATATAAAAGTGACTATACGCCCGAAGTCCTTGAGGCTTTCACAAACAAGCATCAGGACAACGATTATTGGGTACGCTTCAATTGTCCCGAATTTACAAGTTTATGCCCGATTACCGGTCAACCCGATTTTGCAACGATATATATAGACTATATTCCTGACATAAAAATGGTCGAGAGTAAAAGTTTAAAACTATATTTATTTAGCTTCCGTAATCATGGTGCTTTTCATGAAGACTGTGTAAACATTATCATGAAAGACTTAATAAGACTTATGGAACCCAAATACATCGAAGTTAAAGGAATCTTCACGCCTAGAGGTGGTATCAGCATTTACCCGTTCTGTAACTATGGCAGAAAAGGAACTAAATACGAAGGACTCGCAGAAAAACGTCTTTTCGCGCACAACTCATAATAGGATTTACAGAAAAAAGTATTGTACAAAATAATACTTTTTTCACCTATTCAGAAGCACAATTATAAATAATTATGTAAGTTTGCAACTTAAATTGATTTTAAACTTAAATTTAATAGACCATGATTAAACGTATGATCCCCGTGAAAGCGGTTTTGGCCACGATTGCATGTACTGCATGTGTAGGCTTGCAGGCTCAAGAACAATATCCTCAACCAGAAAAAATGACTCCAGGAATGTCTGAATACTGGACACCGCAACCAAGTGTTGTAACTCCCGGAACGACTTCTTCCAATGCTTTTCTTAGTGCACCTTCGGATGCTATCATTCTTTTTGACGGCAAAGATCTTTCCGCATGGAAGAGTGTTAATACTGGAGGACAAGCTGAATGGACCGTTAAAAATGGAGCTTTCACTGTAAATAAAAAAGCTGGGGACATTCAAACTAAAGACGAATTTAACGATTTCCAGCTTCATATTGAATGGCAAATTCCAGCAAACATTTCCGGGAAAAGTCAGGCAAGAGGTAACAGCGGCATCTTTTTACAAGGAAAGTACGAAATCCAGGTTTTAGATTGTTATGAAAACCAAACCTACGTAAATGGTCAGACCGGAAGTATTTACAAACAAACCCCTCCTCTCGCCAATGCCATGCGTAAACCAGGCGAATGGAATGTATACGATATTATTTATACGGCACCTGTATTTAAGGAAGATGGCACCTACCGTGTACCACCTCGTGTAACAGTAATTCAAAATGGCATAGTTCTTCAAAACAACACTACAATACTTGGAACAACCGAATATATTGGTTTTCCAAAAGTAGTAAAACATGGAGCAGGTCCGATAGTTCTTCAGTCTCACGGAGATCCAAGCGAACCAATTAGCTTCAGAAATGTTTGGTTAAGAAAATTATAAAACAAAACAAGGGCTGCATTTCTAAACAAATTGCAGCCCTTGTTGTATTTTATTAGAATTAGTCAAGAATCAAATTAAACTCTTCTTTTAATTTTAGCAACACTGGATTTGTTAAAGCAAGCAGATCATACTTTTCTGTTGAAGTATAAGCCAAGTGTTTTTCGTTTGCTTCTATTATCCGAATCCGCATTTGTATACGTGTATTTCGCAAATTACTTCTAAGATATGGCAATAAATCTACGCCGGAATTTTCCAACTCTTGTTGTTGTCCCGGGTTGTGAACTGCTACTTCAAAAATATAATTATCCAGAAGAATCGGCTTGCAGTTTATCATCGTATTTTTCAAATACACCTTCTCTCCGGCCAACTCAGCAAAACTATCCCAATAACGCACAAGGTCAGATTCCCTAAAAGAGCTTACAAACTCCTCCTGTTTAACTGTGCGTTGTTCTTCTACTACCGGCTTTTCTTCTGCAGCTGATTTAATTGATATACCCTTTGGCATTATCCCCGGTTTCTTGGTTACAGGGGCCGATACAGTCGAAACCTGTAACTGAACTTTATCCTGCGGACTTACTGGCTTTTGGGAAAAATCAGATTGCGGGGTATGCCCTGCTGCAGACACCTGCGAAACGGATGATCGTTGTATGGGAGACTGAACATGCTGCTGATTGCCTGCTGGCACTTGCTGAGGAATAGAGTCAATTACTCCTTTTTTTTTTGAATCCGCTCCTTCGCCCGAAGCAACACCTTGTAATTGGCACAGCTGAATAAGCGTCAACTCCAACAAAAGACGTTTATTATTGCTGGCTCTGTAATTCAGATCGCATGTATTTGACAACTCAATAGCTTTAAAAAGCAAACTATCCGGACAACGTTTTGCCATTTCAAGATAGCGTTCTCTAATGGAAGCTCCAACCTCAAAAAGAACAAGTGCTTCTGAGTCACGGCATACAAGTAAATCCCGGAAATGACTTGCAAGACCGGTAATTACATGCTGACCATCAAATCCTTTATTCAATATATCGTTTAGTATCAGTAAAATATCAAATACTCTACCGCCAAGAATGGCATCTGTTAGTCTGAAATAATACTCATAATCAAGCACATTCAGATTATCAATAACGGTCTGATAAGTAATATTGCCTCCAGTATAGCTTACAACCTGATCAAAAATAGAAAGCGCATCCCGCATTCCTCCATCCGACTTCTGAGCAATAATATTCAACGCATCCAAGTCGGCTGTAACACCTTCACGAGAAGCAACATATTGCAGATGTGCCACTGTATCAGCAATTGATATTCTTGAAAAATCATATATCTGACAACGGGAAAGTATAGTAGGTAAAATTTTATGCTTTTCGGTAGTTGCCAAAATAAAAAGCGCATGATAAGGAGGCTCTTCCAGCGTCTTTAAAAAAGCGTTGAATGCAGCAGGAGATAACATATGCACCTCATCAATAATATAAACCTTATACTTCCCTATCTGTGGCGGAATACGCACCTGTTCAATAAGCGAACGAATATCGTCTACCGAATTGTTTGAAGCCGCATCTAGCTCATGAATATTATACGAACGTTGTTCATTAAATGCTTTACATGATTCGCACTCATTACAAGCTTCACCTTCTGGAGTAAGATTCATGCAATTTATGGTCTTCGCAAAAATACGGGCGCAGGAAGTCTTACCAACACCTCTAGGCCCGCAAAACAAATAGGCATGTGCCAGCTTGTTACTGCTTATTGCATTTTTAAGGGTAGTAGTAAGTGAATTTTGACCAACGACACTCTGAAAAGTAGATGGTCTGTATTTTCTTGCCGACACTATATAATTGTCCATTCTCTGCATTTTTTATTAAACACACAAAGATAAACAATTCCATCAAGCAATACT is from uncultured Macellibacteroides sp. and encodes:
- a CDS encoding DNA polymerase III subunit gamma/tau: MDNYIVSARKYRPSTFQSVVGQNSLTTTLKNAISSNKLAHAYLFCGPRGVGKTSCARIFAKTINCMNLTPEGEACNECESCKAFNEQRSYNIHELDAASNNSVDDIRSLIEQVRIPPQIGKYKVYIIDEVHMLSPAAFNAFLKTLEEPPYHALFILATTEKHKILPTILSRCQIYDFSRISIADTVAHLQYVASREGVTADLDALNIIAQKSDGGMRDALSIFDQVVSYTGGNITYQTVIDNLNVLDYEYYFRLTDAILGGRVFDILLILNDILNKGFDGQHVITGLASHFRDLLVCRDSEALVLFEVGASIRERYLEMAKRCPDSLLFKAIELSNTCDLNYRASNNKRLLLELTLIQLCQLQGVASGEGADSKKKGVIDSIPQQVPAGNQQHVQSPIQRSSVSQVSAAGHTPQSDFSQKPVSPQDKVQLQVSTVSAPVTKKPGIMPKGISIKSAAEEKPVVEEQRTVKQEEFVSSFRESDLVRYWDSFAELAGEKVYLKNTMINCKPILLDNYIFEVAVHNPGQQQELENSGVDLLPYLRSNLRNTRIQMRIRIIEANEKHLAYTSTEKYDLLALTNPVLLKLKEEFNLILD